One window of Syngnathus acus chromosome 16, fSynAcu1.2, whole genome shotgun sequence genomic DNA carries:
- the dhx16 gene encoding pre-mRNA-splicing factor ATP-dependent RNA helicase DHX16 isoform X2, whose protein sequence is MADLEQWVNDRLHDILGLSDRYVAQFMIGIARKASSSQDFVSRLQQTGTIDIDQSITTFAHELFDKIPRKQVVEKASRVMERQAIEMDRKNRTYTLLEDSDSEEDIVVEKQRGTKKKNKEKDGGSKRKNIRRKKESESSSEEEAPVRAQSSKDDNSAIKNEDHEEEEWEKEERERLHDIEERDAFAERVKLRDKDKTRHIAERTDKKAYEEAQKRLKLAEDDQRNMLPELRKQSRREYLKKREEEKLEDLEAELVDEEYLFASDDLTEREKKEVEYKQTLRDLAKDYKKAGAKELEERKNRYYIPEEIRRKEVPQKELELEEEPLMELGGEQGRWEEERLKTASLSFGAKKEREQGVRRQQEKYQLILEEDEMIDFVSTAITMKGTLMEDETPALSQAELKKQSMQEVRRSLPIFPYREDLLAAIHEHQVLVIEGETGSGKTTQIPQYLFEDGFTKGGMKIGCTQPRRVAAMSVAARVSQEMSVKLGNEVGYSIRFEDCTSERTIIKYMTDGMLLREFLTEPDLASYSVIIIDEAHERTLHTDILFGLIKDIGRFRPELKVLVSSATLDTARFSTFFDDAPVFRIPGRRFPVDIFYTKAPEADYMEACVVSVLQIHVTQPPGDILVFLTGQEDIETCCEQLQDRCRRLGSKIAELLVLPIYANLPSDMQAKIFSPTPPGARKVVVATNIAETSLTIDGIIYVIDPGFCKQKNYIARTGMESLIVMPCSRASASQRAGRAGRVAAGKCFRLYTAWAYKHEMEDMTVPEIQRTNLGNVVLLLKSLGINDLLHFDFMDPPPHETLLMALEQLYALGALNHLGELTTLGRRMAELPVDPMLSKMILASEQYKCSEEVLSIAAMLSVNNAIFYRPKDKAVHADNARMNFVVPGGDHLVLLNVYTQWVESGYSTQWCYENFIQFRSMRRARDVRDQLEGLMERIEVEMVSSQGDSMPIRKSVTAGYFYHTARLSKGGYRTVKHQQTVYVHPSSSLFDEQPRWLIYHELVMTTKEFMRQVVEIESGWLLEVAPHYYKSKEVEDSNNKKMPRNQGKAKEELG, encoded by the exons ATGGCCGACCTTGAGCAGTGGGTCAACGACCGGCTGCATGACATCTTGGGCCTGAGCGACCGATATGTTGCTCAGTTCATGATCGGCATTGCCCGGAAGGCGAGCAGCTCTCAGGACTTTGTGAGCAGGCTCCAGCAGACAGGCACCATCGACATCGACCAGAGCATCACCACCTTTGCGCATGAGCTGTTCGACAAA ATTCCTCGCAAGCAGGTCGTGGAAAAAGCCTCCCGGGTGATGGAGCGCCAGGCCATCGAGATGGACAGGAAGAATCGCACGTACACTTTGCTGGAGGATAGCGACAGCGAAGAGGACATCGTTGTGGAGAAGCAGCGTGGGActaagaagaagaacaaagaGAAGGACGGAGGGAGCAAAAGGAAGAACATCCGGCGGAAGAAGGAGAGCGAGTCGTCCAGCGAAGAAGAAGCGCCTGTTAG GGCTCAGTCGAGCAAGGATGACAACTCGGCTATCAAGAATGAAGatcatgaagaagaagagtggGAGAAAGAAGAGCGGGAGCGACTACACGACATCGAGGAGCGCGACGCCTTTGCCGAACGCGTCAAGCTGAGAGACAAAGATAAGACGAGGCACATCGCGGAGAGGACGGACAAAAAG gcttACGAGGAGGCTCAGAAGAGACTGAAGTTGGCTGAAGATGATCAGAGAAACATG TTGCCCGAGTTGCGGAAGCAGTCCCGCCGCGAATACCTGAAGAAGCGTGAGGAGGAAAAGCTGGAGGACCTGGAGGCGGAACTCGTCGACGAGGAGTACCTGTTTGCCTCGGACGACCTGACCGAGCGTGAGAAGAAGGAGGTGGAGTACAAGCAAACACTGCGAGACCTGGCGAAGGACTACAAGAAGGCCGGAGCaaaggagctggaggagaggaagaacAGATACTACATACCGGAGGAGATCAGGAGAAAG GAGGTGCCCCAGAAGGAGTTGGAGCTAGAGGAGGAGCCCCTCATGGAGCTGGGCGGCGAGCAGGGTCGCTGGGAGGAGGAGCGGCTCAAGACGGCCTCGCTCAGCTTCGGTGCCAAGAAGGAGCGCGAGCAGGGCGTCAGGCGCCAACAGGAGAAGTACCAGCTCATCCTGGAGGAGGACgagatgatcgactttgtcaGCACCGCCATCACCATGAAAGGGACTTTGATGGAG GACGAGACTCCGGCCTTGTCCCAGGCAGAGCTGAAGAAGCAGTCCATGCAGGAGGTCCGCCGCAGCCTCCCCATCTTTCCATACAGAGAGGACCTGCTAGCTGCCATCCACGAGCACCAAGTTCTGGTCATCGAGGGCGAGACGGGCTCGGGAAAGACTACACAAATCCCACAGTACCTCTTTGAGGAT GGTTTCACCAAAGGAGGGATGAAGATCGGATGCACGCAGCCTCGCCGAGTAGCCGCCATGTCGGTGGCCGCTCGGGTGTCGCAGGAAATGAGCGTCAAGCTCGGTAATGAG GTGGGCTACAGTATCCGTTTTGAGGACTGCACATCAGAGAGGACGATCATCAAGTACATGACAGACGGCATGCTGCTACGGGAGTTTCTCACCGAGCCCGACCTCGCCAGCTACAG TGTGATCATCATCGACGAAGCTCACGAGCGAACCCTCCACACGGATATCCTGTTTGGCCTCATCAAGGACATCGGCAGGTTCCGTCCCGAATTGAAGGTGCTGGTGTCAAGCGCCACACTGGACACGGCGCGCTTCTCCACCTTCTTCGACGACGCGCCCGTCTTCAGGATCCCCGGCAGGAGATTCCCCGTGGACATATTCTACACTAAA GCTCCGGAGGCTGACTACATGGAAGCGTGTGTGGTGTCAGTGCTGCAGATCCACGTCACGCAACCTCCTGGAGATATTCTGGTCTTCCTCACTGGACAG GAGGATATCGAGACATGCTGCGAGCAGCTCCAAGACCGATGTCGGCGACTGGGCTCTAAAATCGCCGAGCTGCTCGTCCTGCCCATCTACGCCAATCTGCCCTCTGACATGCAGGCCAAGATCTTCAGCCCCACGCCGCCCGGTGCACGCAAG GTGGTGGTGGCGACCAATATTGCGGAAACCTCCTTGACCATTGACGGCATCATCTATGTCATCGACCCGGGTTTCTGCAAGCAGAAGAATTACATCGCCCGGACCGGGATGGAATCGCTTATCGTCATGCCTTGCTCTCGG GCGTCGGCCAGTCAGAGAGCAGGCCGCGCCGGCAGAGTGGCCGCCGGCAAATGCTTCAGGCTCTACACGGCGTGGGCCTACAAACACGAGATGGAGGACATGACCGTGCCCGAAATTCAGAGGACCAACCTGGGAAAtgtggtgctgctgctcaAGAGTTTGG GTATCAATGACCTTCTCCACTTTGACTTCATGGACCCGCCGCCGCACGAGACGCTTCTGATGGCTCTGGAGCAGCTTTACGCCCTCGGAGCACTCAACCACTTAGGAGAGCTCACCACG TTGGGTCGCAGGATGGCCGAGCTGCCTGTGGACCCCATGCTGAGCAAGATGATCCTCGCCTCTGAGCA GTACAAGTGTTCTGAGGAGGTTCTCTCAATCGCCGCCATGCTCTCAGTAAACAACGCAATCTTCTACCGGCCCAAGGACAAGGCGGTGCATGCTGACAACGCCAGGATGAACTTTGTGGTGCCCGGCGGGGATCACCTGGTCCTGCTGAATGTCTACACGCAG TGGGTGGAGAGCGGCTACTCGACACAGTGGTGCTACGAAAACTTCATCCAGTTTCGCTCCATGAGGCGAGCGCGGGACGTGCGGGACCAGCTGGAGGGCCTGATGGAGCGCATAGAGGTGGAGATGGTCAGCTCGCAGGGTGACTCCATGCCTATCCGTAAG TCGGTGACAGCGGGCTACTTCTACCACACGGCGCGGCTCAGCAAAGGAGGCTACAGGACGGTGAAACATCAGCAGACCGTCTACGTCCACCCGAGTAGTTCGCTGTTTGATGAGCAGCCCCGATGGCTCATTTACCACGAGCTGGTCATGACCACTAAGGAGTTCATGAGACAG
- the dhx16 gene encoding pre-mRNA-splicing factor ATP-dependent RNA helicase DHX16 isoform X1 has protein sequence MADLEQWVNDRLHDILGLSDRYVAQFMIGIARKASSSQDFVSRLQQTGTIDIDQSITTFAHELFDKIPRKQVVEKASRVMERQAIEMDRKNRTYTLLEDSDSEEDIVVEKQRGTKKKNKEKDGGSKRKNIRRKKESESSSEEEAPVSRAQSSKDDNSAIKNEDHEEEEWEKEERERLHDIEERDAFAERVKLRDKDKTRHIAERTDKKAYEEAQKRLKLAEDDQRNMLPELRKQSRREYLKKREEEKLEDLEAELVDEEYLFASDDLTEREKKEVEYKQTLRDLAKDYKKAGAKELEERKNRYYIPEEIRRKEVPQKELELEEEPLMELGGEQGRWEEERLKTASLSFGAKKEREQGVRRQQEKYQLILEEDEMIDFVSTAITMKGTLMEDETPALSQAELKKQSMQEVRRSLPIFPYREDLLAAIHEHQVLVIEGETGSGKTTQIPQYLFEDGFTKGGMKIGCTQPRRVAAMSVAARVSQEMSVKLGNEVGYSIRFEDCTSERTIIKYMTDGMLLREFLTEPDLASYSVIIIDEAHERTLHTDILFGLIKDIGRFRPELKVLVSSATLDTARFSTFFDDAPVFRIPGRRFPVDIFYTKAPEADYMEACVVSVLQIHVTQPPGDILVFLTGQEDIETCCEQLQDRCRRLGSKIAELLVLPIYANLPSDMQAKIFSPTPPGARKVVVATNIAETSLTIDGIIYVIDPGFCKQKNYIARTGMESLIVMPCSRASASQRAGRAGRVAAGKCFRLYTAWAYKHEMEDMTVPEIQRTNLGNVVLLLKSLGINDLLHFDFMDPPPHETLLMALEQLYALGALNHLGELTTLGRRMAELPVDPMLSKMILASEQYKCSEEVLSIAAMLSVNNAIFYRPKDKAVHADNARMNFVVPGGDHLVLLNVYTQWVESGYSTQWCYENFIQFRSMRRARDVRDQLEGLMERIEVEMVSSQGDSMPIRKSVTAGYFYHTARLSKGGYRTVKHQQTVYVHPSSSLFDEQPRWLIYHELVMTTKEFMRQVVEIESGWLLEVAPHYYKSKEVEDSNNKKMPRNQGKAKEELG, from the exons ATGGCCGACCTTGAGCAGTGGGTCAACGACCGGCTGCATGACATCTTGGGCCTGAGCGACCGATATGTTGCTCAGTTCATGATCGGCATTGCCCGGAAGGCGAGCAGCTCTCAGGACTTTGTGAGCAGGCTCCAGCAGACAGGCACCATCGACATCGACCAGAGCATCACCACCTTTGCGCATGAGCTGTTCGACAAA ATTCCTCGCAAGCAGGTCGTGGAAAAAGCCTCCCGGGTGATGGAGCGCCAGGCCATCGAGATGGACAGGAAGAATCGCACGTACACTTTGCTGGAGGATAGCGACAGCGAAGAGGACATCGTTGTGGAGAAGCAGCGTGGGActaagaagaagaacaaagaGAAGGACGGAGGGAGCAAAAGGAAGAACATCCGGCGGAAGAAGGAGAGCGAGTCGTCCAGCGAAGAAGAAGCGCCTGTTAG CAGGGCTCAGTCGAGCAAGGATGACAACTCGGCTATCAAGAATGAAGatcatgaagaagaagagtggGAGAAAGAAGAGCGGGAGCGACTACACGACATCGAGGAGCGCGACGCCTTTGCCGAACGCGTCAAGCTGAGAGACAAAGATAAGACGAGGCACATCGCGGAGAGGACGGACAAAAAG gcttACGAGGAGGCTCAGAAGAGACTGAAGTTGGCTGAAGATGATCAGAGAAACATG TTGCCCGAGTTGCGGAAGCAGTCCCGCCGCGAATACCTGAAGAAGCGTGAGGAGGAAAAGCTGGAGGACCTGGAGGCGGAACTCGTCGACGAGGAGTACCTGTTTGCCTCGGACGACCTGACCGAGCGTGAGAAGAAGGAGGTGGAGTACAAGCAAACACTGCGAGACCTGGCGAAGGACTACAAGAAGGCCGGAGCaaaggagctggaggagaggaagaacAGATACTACATACCGGAGGAGATCAGGAGAAAG GAGGTGCCCCAGAAGGAGTTGGAGCTAGAGGAGGAGCCCCTCATGGAGCTGGGCGGCGAGCAGGGTCGCTGGGAGGAGGAGCGGCTCAAGACGGCCTCGCTCAGCTTCGGTGCCAAGAAGGAGCGCGAGCAGGGCGTCAGGCGCCAACAGGAGAAGTACCAGCTCATCCTGGAGGAGGACgagatgatcgactttgtcaGCACCGCCATCACCATGAAAGGGACTTTGATGGAG GACGAGACTCCGGCCTTGTCCCAGGCAGAGCTGAAGAAGCAGTCCATGCAGGAGGTCCGCCGCAGCCTCCCCATCTTTCCATACAGAGAGGACCTGCTAGCTGCCATCCACGAGCACCAAGTTCTGGTCATCGAGGGCGAGACGGGCTCGGGAAAGACTACACAAATCCCACAGTACCTCTTTGAGGAT GGTTTCACCAAAGGAGGGATGAAGATCGGATGCACGCAGCCTCGCCGAGTAGCCGCCATGTCGGTGGCCGCTCGGGTGTCGCAGGAAATGAGCGTCAAGCTCGGTAATGAG GTGGGCTACAGTATCCGTTTTGAGGACTGCACATCAGAGAGGACGATCATCAAGTACATGACAGACGGCATGCTGCTACGGGAGTTTCTCACCGAGCCCGACCTCGCCAGCTACAG TGTGATCATCATCGACGAAGCTCACGAGCGAACCCTCCACACGGATATCCTGTTTGGCCTCATCAAGGACATCGGCAGGTTCCGTCCCGAATTGAAGGTGCTGGTGTCAAGCGCCACACTGGACACGGCGCGCTTCTCCACCTTCTTCGACGACGCGCCCGTCTTCAGGATCCCCGGCAGGAGATTCCCCGTGGACATATTCTACACTAAA GCTCCGGAGGCTGACTACATGGAAGCGTGTGTGGTGTCAGTGCTGCAGATCCACGTCACGCAACCTCCTGGAGATATTCTGGTCTTCCTCACTGGACAG GAGGATATCGAGACATGCTGCGAGCAGCTCCAAGACCGATGTCGGCGACTGGGCTCTAAAATCGCCGAGCTGCTCGTCCTGCCCATCTACGCCAATCTGCCCTCTGACATGCAGGCCAAGATCTTCAGCCCCACGCCGCCCGGTGCACGCAAG GTGGTGGTGGCGACCAATATTGCGGAAACCTCCTTGACCATTGACGGCATCATCTATGTCATCGACCCGGGTTTCTGCAAGCAGAAGAATTACATCGCCCGGACCGGGATGGAATCGCTTATCGTCATGCCTTGCTCTCGG GCGTCGGCCAGTCAGAGAGCAGGCCGCGCCGGCAGAGTGGCCGCCGGCAAATGCTTCAGGCTCTACACGGCGTGGGCCTACAAACACGAGATGGAGGACATGACCGTGCCCGAAATTCAGAGGACCAACCTGGGAAAtgtggtgctgctgctcaAGAGTTTGG GTATCAATGACCTTCTCCACTTTGACTTCATGGACCCGCCGCCGCACGAGACGCTTCTGATGGCTCTGGAGCAGCTTTACGCCCTCGGAGCACTCAACCACTTAGGAGAGCTCACCACG TTGGGTCGCAGGATGGCCGAGCTGCCTGTGGACCCCATGCTGAGCAAGATGATCCTCGCCTCTGAGCA GTACAAGTGTTCTGAGGAGGTTCTCTCAATCGCCGCCATGCTCTCAGTAAACAACGCAATCTTCTACCGGCCCAAGGACAAGGCGGTGCATGCTGACAACGCCAGGATGAACTTTGTGGTGCCCGGCGGGGATCACCTGGTCCTGCTGAATGTCTACACGCAG TGGGTGGAGAGCGGCTACTCGACACAGTGGTGCTACGAAAACTTCATCCAGTTTCGCTCCATGAGGCGAGCGCGGGACGTGCGGGACCAGCTGGAGGGCCTGATGGAGCGCATAGAGGTGGAGATGGTCAGCTCGCAGGGTGACTCCATGCCTATCCGTAAG TCGGTGACAGCGGGCTACTTCTACCACACGGCGCGGCTCAGCAAAGGAGGCTACAGGACGGTGAAACATCAGCAGACCGTCTACGTCCACCCGAGTAGTTCGCTGTTTGATGAGCAGCCCCGATGGCTCATTTACCACGAGCTGGTCATGACCACTAAGGAGTTCATGAGACAG
- the LOC119135880 gene encoding lysosomal thioesterase PPT2-A-like, whose protein sequence is MRTPTAALLLPVLLLTCARVDGYRPVIIVHGILDGPKQFQNLVLFINKTHPGTEVTVVDMYNHMSSLKPLWNQVQNFHRAIEPIMSSAQDGVHLLCFSQGGLICRALLSTMPNHNIHNFIALSSPLAGQYGETYYLQRVFPYFMKDTIFLVCYNRLGQKVSICQYWNDPHHRPSYLKNSNFLPLLNGDIPHNNTKSWRENFLRIKKLVLIGGPDDDVITPWQSSHFGFYDNKERVVEMRNQEFYRNDTFGLKTLSARGDLSLCLCSGVKHIHWHSNFTVFTNCIEKWLT, encoded by the exons ATGAGGACTCCGACTGCGGCTCTCCTGCTCCCGGTGTTGCTGCTCACCTGCGCCCGCGTCGATGGCTACCGGCCGGTCATCATCGTGCATGGAATCTTAGATGGACCCAAACAGTTCCAAAACCTGGTTCTCTTCATTAATAAG ACGCATCCTGGCACAGAGGTGACGGTGGTGGACATGTACAATCACATGTCCAGTCTCAAGCCGCTGTGGAACCAGGTGCAAAACTTCCATCGGGCCATCGAGCCCATAATGAGTTCGGCTCAAGACGGCGTTCACCTGTTATGTTTTTCGCAAG GTGGTCTAATATGCCGAGCCCTCCTCTCCACCATGCCCAACCACAACATCCACAACTTCATCGCATTGTCGTCACCTCTGGCCGGCCAGTATGGAG AAACGTACTACCTTCAGCGGGTGTTTCCCTACTTCATGAAAGATACAATCTTCCTGGTTTGCTACAACAGGCTGGGACAAAAAGTGTCTATTTGCCAGTATTGGAATG accctcatcacagGCCCAGTTACTTGAAGAACAGCAATTTTCTTCCACTACTCAACGGTGACATAcctcacaacaacacaaaat CCTGGAGGGAGAACTTCCTACGCATCAAGAAGCTGGTGTTGATTGGCGGACcggatgatgatgtcatcactccATGGCAGTCCAG cCACTTTGGGTTCTATGACAACAAAGAACGTGTTGTGGAAATGAGGAACCAAGAG TTTTACAGGAATGACACTTTTGGACTGAAGACGCTGAGCGCTCGCGGTGACCTTTCACTCTGCCTCTGCTCTGGGGTCAAGCACATCCACTGGCACTCCAACTTCACTGTATTCACCAATTGCATCGAGAAGTGGCTCACTTGA